The proteins below are encoded in one region of Salvelinus alpinus chromosome 27, SLU_Salpinus.1, whole genome shotgun sequence:
- the LOC139556159 gene encoding sentrin-specific protease 6-like isoform X3: MEMDRQQHSSPEGQKSPALRHFSSADPLKTYENRPNTNNHIRALNKPGSDKRLSDLPNMVATTSPMPNRTDYLIVSPTPSQGVVLQGRPFQHTHNVPAAMRKPVQRRDYSTTQQQIQAAEVESIILTCPESPANDNLSIKEHSRRPSLEGCCSFPSQVQTVEPLNPERNHTVCDKCSKSSESHSTCEHCGNSLVPEVPHLYHPPAAQPTSPTPRPPIRPHPQHTHPHQHPSPGPNSRQLTKNSFYGSSSTMRALPLRVDTVMNPPIPVRITTRAGLPLPHNGRPAGVGLVGSCCAGKVAGNKGRRTAAAKQHELNDPIVLSSDEDEADNASTGSVNRLDSVSPRPADSAHSSPAPSGGRVEAAVKSSTGGEQEEITSDFFSDVDSRISLPRRNRMKDQFGNKMPDDSTPRKKQRISPDKLDSIILDCRSVRVGTLRRMVSKPVNFTVEHIHLETEGPEVDALEKVCLRASELISCEWCSVRKLPVLFFQTSPEECVRLRTQLKMTRDKGCLCWYDCAGNDSDEKYIVLIFENGLSLHQQMVLEDILQEIGRANNLNEFPTKLSFDEANIRLVNYNKATKEKVNNKNNSTKTNTPAPMVRTRMATRQQNSSFFDDEDDDMAELQPTFTGPIIKLMVYPPPPAKGGISVTNEDLHCLNDGEFLNDVIIDFYLKYLVLEKLKKEDSQRSHVFSSFFYKRLNQKERRILPDTTNLPMQKRKHNRVKTWTRHVDLFQKDFIFVPINESAHWYLAVICFPGMQGPQFEPNPLCQAPGLSQTQSAPQGRPPDHCRPLSPESDYCEPPGREEPLAPSEKLSLSATEDSSEGHSHSEQPKGASICPNGGQVPPKTSLERVNGLVNAQPQYTDGLHRISLCYRSGSGNGDDTDTFSDDQSSCQDECSEDSALAEDLKPPESSEWTSKPTVCKQPCILIMDSLRGPARSSVIKTLREYLEVEWEVRKGSRRSFGRDQTKGSSPHVPQQDNFSDCGVYILQYVESFFENPLTSFHLPVNLEEWFPQQRMKTKREEIKELILNIQAQQEMEAGQGSAKGSPGEQEVGEEDTGEGVEIQNLPVSP; this comes from the exons AAGAGACTACAGCACCACTCAACAGCAGATCCAAGCAGCAGAAGTAGAGAGTATCATTCTCACCTGTCCAGAGAGCCCAG CCAACGACAACTTGAGCATCAAAGAGCACAGTCGGAGACCCTCGCTGGAGGGCTGTTGTAGCTTTCCCTCGCAGGTTCAGACAGTGGAG CCTCTAAATCCAGAAAGGAACCACACAGTGTGTGATAAGTGTAGCAAATCCAGTGAAAGCCACAGCACGTGTGAACACTGTGGAAACTCCTTGGTGCCGGAGGTTCCCCACCTCTACCACCCCCCAGCAGCACAGCCTACGTCCCCCACGCCCAGACCCCCAATTCGACCTCACCCACAGCACACCCACCCCCATCAACACCCCTCCCCAGGACCAAACAGTCGACAGCTGACCAAGAACAGCTTCTACGGTTCGTCCTCGACCATGAGGGCGCTGCCGCTGCGTGTGGACACAGTGATGAACCCGCCCATTCCGGTACGCATCACCACCCGGGCCGGCCTGCCGCTGCCACACAACGGGAGACCCGCGGGGGTGGGGTTGGTGGGGAGCTGCTGCGCCGGGAAAGTCGCCGGCAACAAAGGCAGGAGGACGGCGGCCGCCAAGCAGCACGAGCTCAACGACCCCA TCGTGCTGTCCAGTGACGAGGATGAGGCGGACAACGCCAGCACGGGCAGCGTAAACAGGCTGGACAGCGTTTCCCCTCGGCCCGCTGACTCAGCCCACTCCTCACCGGCGCCCTCCGGAGGCAGAGTGGAGGCGGCAGTGAAGAGTAGCACAGGAGGGGAGCAGGAGGAGATCACTTCTGACTTCTTCTCCGACGTCGACAGCAGAATTTCACTACCCAGAAGGAACCGCATGAAAGATCAG TTTGGAAACAAAATGCCGGACGACTCTACACCCAGGAAAAAACAGAGGATCTCTCCCGACAAGTTGGACAGCATCATCCTGGACTGTCGGAGTGTGAGAGTAGGGACTCTTCGCAGGATGGTGTCCAAGCCTGTCAAT TTTACGGTCGAGCACATTCATCTTGAAACTGAAG GTCCTGAGGTGGATGCTCTGGAGAAGGTGTGTCTGCGTGCGTCGGAGCTCATAAGCTGTGAGTGGTGCAGCGTGAGGAAGCTGCCCGTCCTCTTCTTCCAGACCAGCCCCGAGGAATGTGTGCGGCTCCGCACCCAGCTCAAGATGACCCGAGACAAGGGATGCCTGTGCTGGTACGACTGCGCTGGCAACG ACTCTGATGAGAAGTACATCGTGTTGATCTTTGAGAACGGGCTGTCGTTGCACCAGCAGATGGTTCTAGAGGATATTCTACAAGAGATCGGCCGAGCCAACAACCTCAATGAGTTCCCCACCAAATTGTCGTTTGATGAAGCTAACATCAGATTGGTCAACTACAACAAAGCAACTAAAGAAAAG gtaaacaacaaaaacaacagcacTAAAACCAACACACCGGCTCCAATGGTGCGAACGCGCATGGCTACACGACAGCAGAACAGTTCGTTCTTTGATGATGAAGACGATGACATGGCTGAGCTCCAACCCACCTTCACTGGACCAATCATAAA GTTGATGGTGTACCCACCTCCTCCAGCCAAGGGGGGCATATCGGTGACTAACGAAGACCTTCACTGCCTTAATGATGGAGAATTCCTAAACGACGTCATCATAGACTTTTATTTAAA ATATTTAGTTTTGGAGAAGTTGAAAAAAGAAGACTCACAAAGGAGTCACGTGTTTAGCTCATTCTTTTACAAGAGACTCAaccagaaagagaggagaatccTCCCAGACACCACGAACCTACC GATGCAGAAGAGGAAGCACAACAGGGTGAAGACATGGACCAGACATGTAGACCTGTTCCAAAAGGACTTCATCTTTGTGCCCATCAATGAGTC AGCCCACTGGTACTTGGCAGTGATCTGCTTCCCAGGGATGCAGGGCCCTCAGTTTGAGCCCAACCCTTTGTGCCAGGCCCCAGGGCTATCACAGACACAGTCAGCCCCCCAGGGCAGGCCTCCTGACCACTGCCGGCCACTCTCCCCAGAGTCAGACTACTGTGAGCCCCCAGGCAGAGAGGAACCTTTGGCCCCCTCAGAGAAGCTGTCCCTCAGTGCAACAGAGGACTCCTCGGAAGGACACTCCCACAGCGAGCAGCCAAAGGGAGCGTCCATCTGTCCCAATGGGGGCCAAGTGCCTCCCAAGACCTCTTTAGAAAGGGTGAATGGGCTGGTCAATGCTCAGCCACAGTACACAG ATGGCTTGCACAGAATCAGTTTGTGTTACAGATCAGGTAGTGGCAATGGTGATGACACAGATACCTTTTCTGATGACCAAAGCTCCTGTCAG GATGAGTGCAGTGAGGACAGTGCACTTGCTGAAGACCTGAAACCCCCTGAGAGCTCAGAGTGGACATCAAAACCCACCGTCTGTAAACA ACCTTGTATTCTCATCATGGACTCGTTACGTGGCCCTGCCAGATCTTCTGTCATTAAAACATTACGAGA GTACCTGGAGGTGGAGTGGGAGGTGAGGAAAGGAAGTCGGAGGAGTTTTGGGAGGGACCAGACAAAGGGTTCTAGCCCACATGTGCCTCAGCAGGACAACTTCAGCGACTGTGGAGTCTACATTCTGCAGTATGTGGAGAGCTTCTTCGAG AATCCACTTACCAGCTTTCATCTCCCGGTGAACCTGGAGGAATGGTTCCCGCAGCAACGGATGAAGACGAAACGCGAAGAGATCAAGGAGCTCATCTTAAATATCCAAGCCCAACAGGAGATGGAGGCGGGCCAGGGCTCAGCCAAAGGCTCCCCTGGAGAACAGGAGGTGGGAGAAGAGGATACAGGGGAAGGTGTAGAGATTCAGAACCTGCCTGTCAGCCCCTGA